A genome region from Musa acuminata AAA Group cultivar baxijiao chromosome BXJ3-5, Cavendish_Baxijiao_AAA, whole genome shotgun sequence includes the following:
- the LOC135637958 gene encoding transcription factor bHLH57-like: MSCGGLFSRQMPFLQLLQGAMQAEEEMVGKEAQLHLQQYQQRSLSTSYPQETNFQLHQMRTQSLKQQRTTEMDSSPAAEQLESCITHLSESETRTVVHELPTMAATTGLIVTSAAATCSGERKKRMRRRPASASKSAEKEESQRMTHIAVERNRRRVMNYHLATLRSLMPHSFVQRGDQASIVGGAIEFVKELEQHLISLRAQKRLQASVSVSSRSDDNDKCSAPALHDGFFTSSQYSGYLESQEEDATAVDVEATLVQGQVNLKVAAQRRRGQLVRAMAAIEELRLSILHLNITTLEPPSILYSINLKMEEDCKLGTADEVATAVHQIFSYINTS, encoded by the exons ATGAGCTGTGGGGGCCTGTTCTCGCGTCAAATGCCTTTCCTCCAACTCCTCCAAGGAGCCATGCAAGCAGAGGAAGAAATGGTGGGAAAGGAAGCCCAGCTTCATTTACAACAGTATCAGCAACGGAGCTTGTCCACCTCCTACCCACAGGAAACCAACTTCCAGCTCCACCAGATGCGGACCCAAAGCTTGAAGCAACAGCGGACGACCGAGATGGACTCATCCCCCGCGGcggagcaactggagagttgcatCACTCACTTATCTGAATCGGAGACGAGAACCGTGGTGCACGAGCTCCCAACGATGGCGGCCACGACGGGTCTCATCGTGACATCCGCCGCGGCAACCTGCTCCggcgaaaggaagaagaggatgcgCCGGCGGCCGGCGTCGGCGTCGAAGAGCGCGGAAAAGGAGGAAAGTCAAAGGATGACTCACATAGCAGTCGAGCGCAACCGCCGGCGGGTCATGAACTATCACCTTGCTACCCTCCGCTCCCTGATGCCCCATTCCTTCGTCCAACGC GGCGACCAGGCATCCATCGTCGGTGGAGCcatcgagttcgtaaaggagctcGAGCAGCACCTCATCTCGCTCCGGGCACAGAAGCGGCTCCAAGCATCGGTGTCCGTTTCATCGAGGTCCGACGACAACGACAAGTGCAGTGCGCCTGCTCTGCACGACGGTTTCTTCACCTCGTCACAGTACAGCGGTTACTTGGAGTCTCAGGAGGAGGATGCGACAGCGGTGGACGTGGAAGCGACGTTAGTGCAAGGGCAAGTGAACCTTAAGGTGGCCGCGCAGCGGCGCCGGGGGCAGCTGGTGCGAGCCATGGCTGCCATAGAGGAGCTCCGGCTCTCCATCCTGCACCTCAACATCACCACCCTCGAACCCCCTTCCATCCTTTACTCCATCAACCTCAAG ATGGAGGAAGACTGCAAACTGGGGACAGCGGATGAGGTTGCGACGGCGGTGCACCAGATCTTTAGCTACATCAACACCAGTTAA
- the LOC103985684 gene encoding nascent polypeptide-associated complex subunit alpha-like protein 1 gives MPGPVVHGEEEQLLSAQEKQEEEEEEQQLQEQQQGERKEDDAPIVEDVKEDDSDNEDADDDDDDGGGTEGDHGASGNDTTTKQSRSEKKSRKAMLKLGMKPVTGVSRVTIKRNKNILFVISKPDVFKSPNSDTYVIFGEAKIEDLSSQLQTQAAQQFRIPDLSNKMAKVDVSSSATTGGEVEEVDESGLEPRDIDLVMTQAGVSRAKAVKALKTNNGDIVSAIMELTA, from the exons ATGCCCGGCCCGGTAGTCCACGGCGAAGAAGAGCAGCTCCTCTCCGCCCAAGAgaaacaggaggaggaggaggaggagcagcagctgcaagaacAACAACAGGGAGAGCGAAAG GAGGACGACGCTCCCATCGTCGAGGACGTCAAGGAGGATGACAGCGACAACGAGGAcgccgacgacgacgatgatgacggCGGCGGCACCGAAG GTGACCATGGAGCAAGTGGAAATGACACCACCACTAAGCAGAGCAGGAGCGAGAAAAAGAGCCGCAAGGCGATGTTGAAGCTAGGGATGAAACCTGTCACAGGAGTCAGCAGAGTTActataaagagaaacaaaaat ATATTGTTTGTCATCTCAAAACCTGATGTCTTCAAGAGCCCCAATTCTGATACATATGTCATCTTTGGAGAGGCAAAAATAGAGGACCTGAGCTCCCAGCTGCAAACCCAAGCTGCTCAACAATTCAGGATTCCGGACCTCAGCAACAAGATGGCTAAGGTGGACGTATCTTCTAGTGCAACGACTGGGGGGGAAGTAGaggaagttgatgagagtggactGGAACCTCGGGACATTGATCTTGTCATGACACAGGCTGGTGTGTCCAGAGCAAAGGCTGTCAAAGCTCTAAAGACAAACAATGGAGATATTGTCAGTGCTATTATGGAGCTCACTGCCTAG
- the LOC135637689 gene encoding peroxidase 5-like — MGWGRGEMLLALMAALYLSAAITEAGVLNVGFYSYSCPQAEAIVKEALNDALEEDSGIGADLLRMHFHDCFVRGCDGSVLIDSTNGNTAEKDAEINQTIEDEAFQVIDKAKKKLEAVCKGVVSCADILAFVARDSVAHYGGIFYQVPAGRRDGRISRSVDTADLPTPDLNLARLTNSFARKGLSQNEMIILSGAHTIGVAHCPAFSNRLYNFSRSSSSDPTLDASYAAELKEECPPGSNNEVNMDPPSPLVFDTSYYQGILKHRGLFSSDQTLVSTASSAAKVTLLARNSVVFKSEFAAAMVKMGGIGVLTGRAGEIRGNCRAVN, encoded by the exons ATGGGTTGGGGGAGAGGAGAGATGTTGCTTGCCCTAATGGCGGCTCTGTACCTGAGCGCCGCCATCACAGAAGCCGGAGTTCTCAATGTCGGTTTCTATTCCTATAGCTGCCCTCAAGCTGAGGCCATCGTCAAGGAGGCGCTCAACGACGCTCTCGAGGAGGACTCTGGCATCGGCGCTGACCTCCTCAGGATGCATTTCCATGACTGCTTCGTAAGG GGGTGTGATGGGTCAGTTCTTATCGACTCCACCAATGGCAACACCGCCGAGAAGGACGCAGAAATCAACCAGACCATCGAAGATGAAGCGTTCCAAGTCATCGACAAGGCCAAGAAGAAATTGGAGGCTGTCTGCAAAGGAGTAGTCTCATGTGCCGACATTCTTGCATTCGTTGCCAGGGACAGTGTTGCACAT TATGGAGGAATCTTCTACCAAGTCCCCGCGGGAAGGAGAGATGGAAGGATCTCCAGATCAGTTGACACCGCCGATCTCCCTACTCCGGATCTCAATCTCGCCAGGCTCACCAATTCCTTCGCCAGGAAAGGGTTGAGCCAAAATGAGATGATCATACTATCAG GAGCACATACCATTGGCGTTGCGCACTGCCCCGCGTTCTCCAACAGGCTGTACAACTTCAGCCGGAGTTCGAGCAGTGACCCGACGCTGGACGCGAGCTACGCCGCCGAGCTGAAGGAGGAGTGCCCTCCGGGGAGCAACAACGAGGTGAACATGGATCCGCCTAGCCCCCTCGTCTTCGACACCAGCTACTACCAAGGCATCTTGAAACACCGTGGTCTGTTCTCTTCTGACCAAACGCTGGTGTCGACGGCCTCCTCGGCGGCGAAGGTGACTCTGCTGGCGAGAAACTCTGTGGTCTTCAAGAGCGAGTTTGCAGCGGCCATGGTGAAGATGGGCGGTATTGGAGTCCTCACCGGGAGGGCAGGAGAGATACGTGGCAATTGCAGGGCGGTCAACTGA